GCTTCAGGGTGCCTAAGAAGTTCCGTCATCGTCCATTCTAGAGTTGTGGAGGTAGTATCGGTTCCACCAGCAATAATATCCTGTTTTACAATGATGGTGACTTATCAAAAATTATAGTTATGGGATACTAAAATTTGGAAAAGATGCTTGTCAAGTTCGTATAGTAAACCATTACATTTATACACCTTGTTCTTGGAAGGAACTTTGTGCCATAAGAATGAAGTATCAACATTTCTGAATTGTATTCTATTGACAGACATGAAATTATTAAAGAATTTACCAGGATTAGAGCTTTGATGTTATCTCTCTCAAGGCGAAAGCCACCGACGGTATCCTCTTCTATTCCAAGCAAAACATCGAGAAAATCCTCTCTTTCTTTAACTTTCTCACTGCATTTCTCCTTTCTTGATAAAGCATTCATGTGTTCTTCCACTATCCGTTCAAAAAATTCATCGTTCTCTTTTGCAACTTTTATTACTTTGGCATTGAAACCTGAAACAGTATTGATCCACGCAAGCCATGGAATAAAGGTTCCAACATCAAATCGGCCAAGTAATTCCTGTGTCTCCTTCATTAGCATACATAACTTCCTCCCATTCCCCCCTTCATCGATTTTTTCCCTAAAAGCTGCTGTAGAAACAACATTATTGGTGAGTGTTACTAACAGTTCGCTCAAGTCTACAACTGAAGAATTAGATTCAACAATATTTTTGACTAGAAGAGCAGTTTCTTCCTCTCTTATTGTTCCCATATCTTGAACCCTTTTGTTATTCAAAAGCTGGACAACACAAAAGCTTTTCATTTTTCTCCAATACTCGCCATAAGGCGCCATACCCACATCCTTATAACAATAAAGTAGCTTCTCATTAGCATATGTTGCAACCCTGTCCGCAAACTTGACATCATGAGTTTTCATGATCTCTTCAGCTGCCACAGCAGACGAAACAATTAGAGTCGGAATGCTTCCAAGGTGAAGTAGCATCAGTGGTCCATATTTTTTAGACAAGCTGAGGAGTGAACGGTGTGGTAAGCTTCCCAATTTATGCATATGACCAATGACAGGAAGCTTCAGCGGAGAGGGTGGGAGGTTTTTGTTACTAGCTTTTGTGCCAAAAAATCGTTTAAAAACAAAGATTGTTAAGATAAAGggtataaaaaatataattaaagatTGCAAGCATGCTGACAACTTCATATTTGGCGGTAGGAGTTCTGCTACTTGAGAAATTTCCAGGATTTGTTAACTATTATTTAGGAAACCTAGGCTATATACTAGATACATGCAACACTAATGACAACATTGTTGTTATAGTTTGACTCTTGGCATTTCTAACTCATTGTTGTTTTCAGAATTTTTCACTCCCACGTTTAATTAGCAGTAGGATATGGTCCACTTGCGCGATTGCGATGGGGTTGCACAATGTTTTATGAAAATCACTTAGCATGATTGATCCAACTGCTTAGAAGTCGTTTGTTACATAACTCGTTCAAGGCAAACCGTTACCCAGCCTCCTAAAATAAATAAAGCACGGAGAATGTGGATTGCAAACAGCGgctcaatatatcttttgattAATGCTGTGTTAATCATTTACAACAAATTTAATTTAAAGTATGTGTAATTTTCTGAGAAAGTTGCATGAAACAAAACATTGACAAAGGGATATTGAAATTTTGCGATAGTAGAAAGCAGCTAGCAAAATCTAATGTGGCGGAAATTTAAGACAAAGGGGCATGAGAAAGGGAACGAGAGGTTTCAGCCATGCTGATAATTTCATGGTTGGCGGTAGGAGTTCTCCTACTTGGGAGATTTGCAGGAGTTCTTAAATTTTGGATTAGGATACCAAGGCTATATACTAGAAAAATGCAAGACCTATGACAACATTGTTGTTACAGTTTATTAAGCATTTTCAACTAACattgttctttttagaatttTTAACTCCCACGTTTAATTAGCAGTTTGATGGCTCAACTTCTGCGATTGCGATTGAGTTGCACATTATTTATCAAAATTACGCCCATGATTAGGGAATATATTACCACCAAACAGCATGTGTTTGTCTCTAGGAAGATTACAAAGTTGGGATAAGTTAAACTCTGGGTTTGAGACTGAAACTGGCCACTGAGGAATCAATTCAGTAAATTCAAATCTTGCAGAAAGATTAGATCATAAGTTATGCATGTATAACAACACTTTAAAGGTGTTGTCCGAGGTAATAGCTGGCTGGCTGTAAAACACTCTCAATTACTGAAACACCATTATTCTGGTACAGTTCTTATCCTGGAAACTTTCTGGTTATTCCTTCTTTGTTTCAAGGCAGTATGTTATTAAGATTTCAAAGCTTTGTCTTTGCCCGGTATTAGCCTTTTGATTTTGGGTTTAATCATCAAACACATGACTCATTGGATCCCAATGTTTCAAATGAGTCGCTCGTTGCAAATGTATCTAGAGCTAGACATGTACAGACcaactattttaataaaaaatgacTATGTTTGATGTTTTAATTATTGGAAACAACGTTCAAGCTTACTAAATTATGCATATAAGCAGGCTAAATTTGTACAATCTCCGGTCACAAAAATATCACTGTTAGCATTTCCTGATAAGTGGCATCAGTTTTAAAAAAGAGATAATTAAATTTTGTAATCCCTaccttttattaaataataaaattatatatttacttTCAAAAATATAGTTTGCAACTCCTAACTTTATATATCAAATATGCATCCCTTTAActattttgttaaaaatatttatattctGGAGGGTAAAATTGAAATTTAgcaaaatattttaataataattttattttttttaattaaactaaatttagaattttaaattataaaaataatattaatatcaattattttattactcaatataatttttaaaattttaaaatatagatatatttagAAACTTAATGATTATATAGATAAACATATATTTTGcttgataaatatattttaagtatttaggATTATGATTAATTTAGAGTACTATTAATAGAAAATAACTATAACTTTTTCATGTAAAAAatgtaataaaataaatattttaattgatttgaaattttagttattaatattGATATCTCAATTTCAGTTTTATAACCGCAAAAGGATGCATGTTATAATTGATATTGAAAATTAAGGGTTGCAAACTGTGTTTTGCAAAATAGGTATACTGTTTTGATTTTAAATTAAAGGAGGGTGTTGCAAATTGCAATTAACTCTTTAAAAAACTAGGGACCTTTACCCGCGCGCTACGCGTGCTAgacaaaaaattatttttattattttttacgattagcaccaaataaattattttactatttctttttataatttgaatattttatttttagcCGGAAATCATGCTGTTGAGTTTAGATAAAagtatctcaaacaatattgtCACGAATAGTTGCGATATGATGTTAGTTAAATTTTGTTGTTGCTAATATATaagagaaaaataaaattttcaaattagATAAATAATATGAATTACTTAATGTGGtttaattttatgaaaaaaatgTATAGATACCAAATTGTGGCCAAACTAAAATACAATTGACACATCTCCTATTCTTTTATCAGGCACCAAAaaattttagtttttatttttacTACAACTACAGAGTAACTATCACTTGAATAAAAAACGGAGGTATTATTGTAATTCACCGGGTCCATTTTGTTACTTCCTCCTCTATATGCACCCTTACATCATTGATTTTGTTTTCCACATATGGTATCACATATGATACCTCTGTGTATATCTTTAATTTTGTTGAATATTAGTGATGAGTGATTAAGTAATTGTTCGAATCTGATTTCATTCATCCATGCATGTTCTTCATATCATAAAATCAAATAACTATTAAGTAAACATATAATGATTTAACATTTATAGATGAAATGAATTATATTTAAAACTTGGGGATTGAGTTTGAGTTGATAGAATATTTTATATCAATTGTTACAATTATGCATTTGAGCAATCCATACTGTAGCGACTGGGATTTTcgcgacgtgattaagtgaataaagtataattcagtattgtaattataaattatgtgcaaaatgaattttgttggttaattgtctttattgtatattagtaactgggaacgtaaaatgaCCTTTCCAGTTTGATGATTCAGCTACGCATGCTaacattttttttttattaatttttacgATTCGCACCAAATGAATATTTTTACCATTTGAATAGTTTATTTTTCACTGAAATATAATGGTGTCGAGTTTAGGTAAAACTCTGTCAAATAATATTTCCATGAATAGTTTAGACAATACCAAAATTAAATAATGTGATTTAATTTAATGAAAAAAAAGATATACATACAATACAACACTCACATTCATTCTTAGATGACATCACATATTCTGCATCTAAAAAAGTATGTACATCGGCAAGTTATTAAAGATTTTCTAAACTTATGTATTGTATTGATATAAAGCATAATTATAgaattttttgattttaattaaaATACGTTAATAGAGCATTTATATTTCCATTCAATTTATAAGGAAAAGTAAAATATGAATTTAACATTTAAAATTAGGTTTTTAGGATGGACAAAATAGTTGAATAAAATATATTccaaaaacaaaaagaaaaagcaaatCAGCATAGCTCAATTACAACTCATACACTCTCAATTTGAAACAGAAAAAACTCACTTAAAATTCACAATTCACACACTCTCTCTTTCAATTTGAAGCTGATTCAAGTAATTTATGCTTAGAGCTTGAAGTGTTGCATTCAGTACAATAACTAATCCATACCATTTCATCGGGGGTACTCATTCCGAAAGAAGTAAGTTGTTCAATTATGTTTTACGTATTCTCATTGTTAGAATAACAATTTGATGTTCGATTGATCGTTTAATGTAAATTGATGTAGAATGGATATAAAAGAAGTTCAGATATGTTTTGTTTGTACAAATATGGGTGATTTTTACAGAAGGGAGAATTGGTATGTATTAGAATGTAGCTTTGTACTTTGTTAAAGTTCAATTGCTCATTATGTGATAATTGTAATTGTTATATATTAGAGTATCTGTTTTGCTTACTTTGTTCAAATTATGCAATTTCTGGCATTGCCATTTTATGTAAACTATGGGAGTCACCTCCCTGGTGAGGTTAAGTTGTTAGGACCCTTGAATATTGTTTGGACGGGAAAATATCCGAGAAACTCTAAGAGCATCGAAAATCTGTCTGATATGATGAATTTCTACTTAATGAAGCCCTACCATATGGTTCTACTGGAATATGAAGGAGGAGCGCAGTTCAAATTTCAAGTATATAATCCGTATGCGGTGAAAATGAAATATACAGAAGTGGCATGGGATTCTGACTTGACCTGGACTGATACCGAGCTAGAAAGACTGAGT
This sequence is a window from Apium graveolens cultivar Ventura chromosome 9, ASM990537v1, whole genome shotgun sequence. Protein-coding genes within it:
- the LOC141683789 gene encoding cytochrome P450 736A117-like gives rise to the protein MKLSACLQSLIIFFIPFILTIFVFKRFFGTKASNKNLPPSPLKLPVIGHMHKLGSLPHRSLLSLSKKYGPLMLLHLGSIPTLIVSSAVAAEEIMKTHDVKFADRVATYANEKLLYCYKDVGMAPYGEYWRKMKSFCVVQLLNNKRVQDMGTIREEETALLVKNIVESNSSVVDLSELLVTLTNNVVSTAAFREKIDEGGNGRKLCMLMKETQELLGRFDVGTFIPWLAWINTVSGFNAKVIKVAKENDEFFERIVEEHMNALSRKEKCSEKVKEREDFLDVLLGIEEDTVGGFRLERDNIKALILDIIAGGTDTTSTTLEWTMTELLRHPEAMKEVQNEVRNICRGKSNITYPDDLENMDYLKAVIKETLRLHPPLPLLIPRVARQDVKVMGYDIASGTMVIINAWGIGRDPTSWDEPDEYRPERFLNSTIDYKGHDFQLIPFGAGRRGCPGINFAMSTYEYVLANLLHKFDWELPNGMKCDELNMDEGTGLTCHRKVPLLVIATPVSS